One segment of Panicum virgatum strain AP13 chromosome 1K, P.virgatum_v5, whole genome shotgun sequence DNA contains the following:
- the LOC120648593 gene encoding uncharacterized protein LOC120648593, translated as MYFVLPADLVGRPLSADDMAALAVRASAAFASSGKPQQRRRGGKTKKAVRIMPVQEAENDVDLFNETLNELTLGQAGALLMSPAGRKGDEKLAAAIERSRLKRALSIIRE; from the coding sequence ATGTACTTCGTGCTCCCGGCGGACTTGGTCGGCCGGCCGCTGTCCGCCGACGACATGGCCGCTCTGGCCGTGCGCGCGAGCGCAGCGTTCGCGTCGTCCGGCAAGccacagcagcggcggcgcggcggcaagaCCAAGAAGGCGGTGCGCATCATGCCGGTGCAAGAAGCCGAGAACGACGTTGACTTGTTCAACGAGACGCTCAACGAGCTGACGCTAGGGCAGGCCGGGGCGTTGCTGATGAGCCCGGCGGGGAGGAAGGGCGACgagaagctcgccgccgcgataGAGCGGTCGCGGCTGAAGCGCGCGCTGAGCATCATTCGAGAGTAA
- the LOC120652161 gene encoding uncharacterized protein LOC120652161 — MGMGGLKKMALLDAQRRPPAWLRRLRETKKFFEPCSLHAGALGRSTRSAGSCNYFCTSCDDGGALCSGCLADHAGHEIIQIRRSSSHCLVKVADLRRLLNVSYVQTYMINGEPGVFLDKRALSGKAKKPAANKCMECNRGLNDADCLFCSLGCKANGIEDLLDFNITFAVDPRGDSSGEESESESETEIETETESSDDDDTFLLPTKSRKLGTSPGSPRQVTARGRRSG; from the exons ATGGGCATGGGCGGCCTGAAGAAGATGGCGCTTCTGGacgcgcagcgccgcccgccggcgtggCTGCGTCGGCTTCGGGAGACAAAAAAATTCTTCGAGCCGTGCTCGCTGCACGCGGGCGCCTTAGGCCGCTCGACCAGGAGCGCCGGCTCCTGCAATTACTTCTGCACCAgctgcgacgacggcggcgccctcTGCTCCGGGTGCCTCGCCGACCACGCAGGCCACGAAATCATCCAG ATCCGGAGGTCTTCGTCGCACTGCCTTGTGAAGGTGGCCGACCTGCGACGCCTGCTCAACGTATCCTACGTGCAGACGTACATGATAAACGGGGAGCCGGGAGTTTTCCTTGATAAGCGGGCTCTCTCAGGGAAGGCGAAGAAGCCTGCCGCAAACAAGTGTATGGAATGCAATCGGGGGCTCAACGACGCAGACTGCCTCTTCTGTTCGCTTGGATGCAAG gcTAATGGAATAGAGGACCTGCTTGATTTCAACATAACATTTGCTGTCGATCCAAGAGGCGACAGCTCCGGAGAAGAGTCAGAGTCAGAATCAGAAACAGAAATAGAAACAGAAACAGAATCATCAGACGATGACGACACATTTCTGCTTCCAACCAAGTCTCGGAAGCTCGGAACTTCACCAGGGTCGCCTAGGCAGGTTACTGCTAGAGGACGCCGGTCTGGGTAG